In one Dama dama isolate Ldn47 chromosome 5, ASM3311817v1, whole genome shotgun sequence genomic region, the following are encoded:
- the CFAP73 gene encoding cilia- and flagella-associated protein 73 — protein MAVPWEEYFQLVLEEKLSTKIPEQNTDHIPPVLRLLEKRQELVDADREFQAQKEVFEIRKASLKQRWEQLEQKEQELKGSFIRFEKFLQDAEARRSRALRRAAEERHLAGRREAEALRLRAQLAELQRERARLQRGLQRLEPCARLLGQMLELLPEFQAVPELVERFDGLADMQAALRLTERQRLAELEEARARLQRLRDSWQDELLLQGQRRAHLLERLESARERTLHWESKWIQIQTTAAEKTLLLGRTRMAILNMYQLVCQHQRRPPALDIEDAEGQLEQVQLSILDLSATLAGLRQAEPTAPTS, from the exons GAAGATCCCAGAGCAGAACACAGACCACATCCCCCCTGTCCTGCGTCTCTTGGAGAAGAGGCAGGAGCTGGTGGATGCAGACCGGGAGTTTCAGGCCCAGAAGGAG GTGTTCGAGATCAGAAAGGCCTCCCTGAAACAGCGATGGGAACAGTTGGAACAGAAAGAGCAGGAGCTAAAGGGGTCATTCATCCGCTTTGAAAAGTTTTTGCAG GACGCCGAGGCCCGGCGCAGCCGCGCACTGCGGAGAGCCGCGGAGGAGCGGCACCTAGCGGGCCGCCGGGAGGCGGAGGCGCTGCGGCTCCGGGCTCAACTGGCCGAGCTGCAGCGGGAGCGCGCGCGGCTGCAGCGCGGGCTGCAGCGTCTGGAGCCCTGCGCGCGCCTGCTGGGGCAAATGTTGGAGCTGCTGCCCGAG TTCCAAGCGGTCCCCGAACTGGTGGAGCGCTTCGACGGGCTGGCGGACATGCAGGCGGCGCTGAGGCTCACGGAGCGCCAGCGGCTCGCGGAGTTGGAGGAGGCGCGCGCGCGGCTGCAGCGGCTGCGGGACTCCTGGCAAGACGAGCTGCTTCTGCAGGGCCAGCGGCGAGCGCATCTCCTGGAGCGATTGGAGTCCGCGCGGGAGCGCACGCTGCACTGG GAATCCAAGTGGATTCAGATCCAGACCACGGCGGCTGAGAAGACCTTGCTCCTGGGACGCACCAGGATGGCAATACTCAATATGTACCAGCTAGTGTGTCAGCATCAGAGACGGCCACCCGCCCTAGACATCGAGGACGCCGAGGGGCAGCTGGAGCAG GTGCAGCTGTCCATTCTGGACCTCTCCGCCACACTGGCCGGACTCCGGCAGGCTGAGCCCACTGCCCCCACCTCCTAA